The proteins below are encoded in one region of Bacteroidota bacterium:
- a CDS encoding M48 family metallopeptidase: MAVIVTAPRGAAMDKIEEKLRKRAPWILQQQRFFLGFHPRTAPKQFVSGESHLYLGRQLRLQVTEGKRNAVEYAGGHLQVTCKSKSKAAQLVQDWYRLRAKLKFAEIAEPWIQRFAAYGVAPTGLYLQNMPLRWGSCTPKGKIILNPELIKAPKPCIEYVIVHELCHLVHHDHTAAFVALQTREMPDWEKWKAKLERMLA; encoded by the coding sequence ATGGCGGTGATCGTGACGGCGCCGCGTGGGGCTGCGATGGACAAGATTGAGGAAAAGCTCCGCAAGCGGGCACCGTGGATTTTGCAGCAGCAGCGGTTCTTTTTGGGATTCCATCCCCGCACGGCACCCAAACAATTCGTCTCCGGCGAATCGCATCTTTACCTGGGCCGGCAGCTGCGGCTGCAAGTGACCGAGGGCAAACGCAACGCCGTCGAATACGCCGGAGGGCACCTGCAAGTCACCTGCAAATCCAAATCCAAAGCCGCGCAATTGGTGCAGGATTGGTACCGCCTTCGTGCCAAGCTCAAATTCGCGGAGATCGCTGAACCGTGGATACAAAGGTTTGCGGCCTACGGGGTCGCGCCGACAGGGCTGTACCTCCAAAACATGCCGCTGCGCTGGGGCAGTTGCACCCCCAAAGGCAAAATCATCCTCAACCCCGAGTTGATCAAAGCCCCCAAACCTTGTATCGAGTACGTCATTGTCCACGAGCTTTGCCACTTGGTGCATCATGATCATACCGCGGCATTTGTTGCCTTGCAGACAAGGGAGATGCCCGATTGGGAGAAATGGAAGGCGAAGTTGGAGC
- a CDS encoding HNH endonuclease produces the protein MRCIEKGASPRQYKDYHDARNDLAGRIGWYCAYCEMRVTNMIEVEHVHPVNHGGNELDWNNFLLSCRYCNGIKTDRNTSRRGYLWRLISTIRFMPSIILKSRSSSLHTICILRSVLKLKQRST, from the coding sequence ATGAGGTGTATCGAAAAAGGGGCATCACCGAGGCAGTACAAGGACTACCATGATGCGAGAAACGACCTTGCAGGACGTATTGGGTGGTATTGTGCCTATTGCGAGATGCGCGTCACCAATATGATCGAGGTAGAGCACGTCCATCCTGTGAACCACGGCGGTAACGAATTGGACTGGAACAATTTCCTATTGAGTTGCCGATACTGCAACGGGATCAAGACAGATCGCAATACATCGCGCCGAGGCTATCTATGGCGGCTGATATCGACAATACGATTCATGCCTTCGATTATTCTGAAGTCAAGGTCATCGAGCCTGCATACCATTTGCATCCTGCGATCAGTGCTAAAGCTGAAGCAACGATCAACTTAA
- a CDS encoding type I restriction endonuclease subunit R has translation MISKYPALALLVKLGYTYLSPVEALAQREGKTTKVLLEGILREALDRINEIQPGSGRKAVKFSEANLSNAVQALKDMPLHEGTTVANKKAWELLRYGKALEQTVGDDKKSHTLHYIDWEHPERNSFHVTTEFAVARSGRQDTYRPDIVLFVNGIPLCVIECKRPDKAGSISSSISQHLRNQQEDGIRPLYVYSQLLLGLATTVASYATTDTKEEFWATWRERFAGATEATRQKEQEKEEALIESLVNQPLDPKLAQRLYADCTPLQRAELLARAALPQVTNVQDQYLYWLARPERLLDLTGHFILFEGSVKKICRYQQYFAIKKIMQRIRTVHGGRRRGGVVWHTQGSGKSLTMVMLAQLIAQTVSNPKIVLVTDRVELDEQITDTFGRIDKGFVRNAKTGNELVELLQSPGDAVVTTVINKFEAAVNRLSTPLTSPDIFVLIDEGHRTQYGSFNVKMQQVLPNACFLAFTGTPLVKAEKNTAQHFGGIIDSYTVMQAVEDKAVVPIVYEGRHALQDVNQGALDRGFHQVMEDAPEVDSVEMRKKFSRSDMVNKTEQRIHAIVRDISRHYSSNWGSNRTGGREGFKGMVVCPDRHTAVLYKEAFDLVGKVTTEIVMSAVDDREGNDDINSGPSDKVVAYWKKVVDRYGRDQKTIETDIRQRFKTQDDPELLIVVDKLLTGFDEPKVIVMYLCRKLRGHTLLQAIARVNRVAPGKDYGFVVDYDGVIEELYAAMQQYAYEGEYNKEDLQGTFNELSQEWQQLRSAHAELKELFKILRNPLDVTAHLQLLADEARRMEFYEKFNRYARLLKLAHCSLEWEETTPKPQKEVYAKDLKFYVELRNAAVNQYSDKPNYQQYERQLQKLLDQHVSTDEVIRLTELVSITDKKAFETELEKVTGAAAKAETIASRTTKYINENMDMDPAYYLRLSEMIRQTIAEYRAQRISELEYLERMKEFQQQALDRQTDDTPPPLRDHAVAQTFFREFGVSFEGRFTDASIKEKAMVALALAIDQIIQAHLVVDWKRNDDVQKRMVFEIGEYLIDQVRTAYGVKMSYEEIDGFAERCVEIAKHRYWRKRLVKSEKLPAFLCLTLRTFALFATLRLIGGGGQGIVISEK, from the coding sequence CTGATCAGCAAATACCCCGCTTTGGCGCTGCTTGTCAAGCTGGGTTATACCTATCTCAGTCCGGTGGAGGCGTTGGCGCAGCGGGAGGGCAAGACGACCAAGGTTTTGCTGGAGGGCATTTTGCGGGAGGCATTGGACCGGATCAATGAGATTCAGCCGGGCAGCGGACGCAAGGCGGTCAAGTTTTCGGAGGCCAACCTCAGCAATGCGGTGCAAGCCCTGAAAGACATGCCCCTGCACGAGGGCACGACGGTCGCCAACAAAAAGGCCTGGGAATTGCTGCGCTACGGCAAAGCCCTCGAACAAACGGTCGGCGACGATAAAAAAAGCCATACCCTGCATTATATCGACTGGGAACATCCCGAGCGGAATTCCTTTCATGTGACCACGGAATTCGCGGTGGCCCGGAGCGGTCGCCAAGATACCTACCGGCCCGATATCGTGCTGTTTGTGAACGGCATCCCGCTTTGCGTCATCGAATGCAAACGCCCCGACAAGGCAGGGTCCATCAGTTCGTCGATTTCCCAACACCTGCGCAATCAGCAAGAAGACGGGATTCGGCCGCTGTATGTGTATTCGCAGTTGTTGCTGGGGCTGGCGACGACCGTGGCGAGTTATGCGACGACCGATACCAAGGAGGAATTTTGGGCGACTTGGCGGGAACGGTTTGCAGGCGCCACGGAAGCAACGCGGCAAAAGGAACAGGAAAAAGAGGAAGCGCTGATCGAATCCCTGGTGAATCAACCCTTGGATCCCAAGCTCGCGCAGCGCCTGTACGCGGACTGCACGCCACTGCAACGCGCGGAATTGCTGGCGCGGGCGGCATTGCCACAAGTGACGAATGTGCAGGATCAGTACCTCTATTGGCTGGCGAGGCCGGAGCGGTTGCTGGATTTGACGGGACATTTTATTCTCTTCGAAGGCAGCGTCAAAAAAATCTGCCGCTACCAACAGTACTTCGCGATCAAGAAGATCATGCAGCGCATTCGCACGGTGCATGGCGGTCGGCGGCGGGGCGGGGTGGTCTGGCATACGCAAGGCAGCGGCAAAAGCCTGACGATGGTGATGCTGGCGCAGTTGATCGCACAGACGGTGAGCAACCCCAAGATTGTGCTGGTGACCGACCGTGTGGAGCTGGACGAGCAGATTACGGATACCTTCGGGCGCATCGACAAGGGATTTGTGCGCAATGCCAAGACGGGAAATGAACTCGTGGAATTGCTGCAAAGTCCGGGCGATGCCGTGGTCACGACGGTCATCAACAAGTTTGAGGCGGCGGTCAACCGGCTTTCGACCCCGCTCACTTCGCCCGACATTTTTGTTTTGATCGACGAAGGACACCGCACACAATACGGCAGCTTCAACGTCAAAATGCAGCAGGTGTTGCCCAATGCCTGTTTTCTGGCCTTCACGGGGACGCCCTTGGTCAAGGCCGAGAAAAATACCGCCCAGCATTTCGGGGGCATCATCGACAGCTATACCGTGATGCAAGCCGTGGAAGACAAGGCGGTCGTGCCGATTGTCTATGAAGGCCGTCATGCCCTGCAAGATGTGAATCAGGGCGCCTTGGACAGGGGTTTTCATCAGGTGATGGAAGATGCGCCCGAGGTGGATTCGGTGGAAATGCGGAAGAAATTCAGCCGCTCCGACATGGTCAACAAGACCGAACAGCGCATCCACGCGATTGTGCGCGACATTTCACGGCATTACAGCAGCAACTGGGGCAGCAACCGCACAGGAGGACGCGAAGGTTTCAAGGGCATGGTCGTTTGTCCGGACCGGCATACGGCGGTTCTGTACAAGGAGGCCTTTGACTTGGTGGGCAAGGTGACGACGGAGATTGTGATGTCGGCCGTGGATGACCGCGAAGGCAACGACGACATCAATTCGGGGCCGAGCGACAAGGTGGTGGCGTATTGGAAAAAGGTGGTGGACCGCTACGGCCGCGATCAGAAAACCATCGAAACGGACATTCGGCAGCGTTTCAAGACGCAGGATGATCCGGAATTGCTGATCGTCGTGGACAAATTGCTCACGGGATTTGACGAGCCGAAGGTCATCGTGATGTACCTCTGCCGCAAGCTCCGCGGGCATACGCTGTTGCAGGCGATTGCGCGCGTGAACCGCGTCGCGCCGGGCAAGGATTATGGTTTTGTCGTGGATTATGACGGGGTGATCGAGGAATTGTATGCCGCGATGCAGCAATATGCCTACGAGGGCGAATACAACAAGGAAGACTTGCAGGGCACATTCAACGAGCTTTCGCAGGAATGGCAACAACTGCGCAGCGCCCATGCGGAGCTGAAGGAGCTGTTCAAGATTCTCCGGAATCCGCTGGATGTCACGGCGCATTTGCAGCTGTTGGCAGACGAGGCAAGGCGGATGGAGTTTTACGAGAAGTTCAACCGCTATGCCCGCCTCCTGAAATTGGCGCATTGTTCGTTGGAATGGGAGGAAACCACGCCCAAACCACAGAAGGAAGTGTATGCCAAGGACCTGAAATTTTACGTCGAATTGCGGAATGCGGCGGTGAATCAATACAGCGACAAACCCAATTATCAGCAGTACGAGCGGCAATTGCAGAAGCTGCTCGATCAGCATGTTTCGACGGACGAGGTGATCCGACTCACGGAATTGGTGAGCATCACGGACAAAAAGGCCTTCGAAACGGAACTCGAAAAAGTGACCGGCGCAGCGGCCAAGGCCGAGACGATTGCGAGCCGCACGACCAAGTACATCAACGAAAACATGGACATGGATCCGGCGTATTACCTGCGCCTGAGCGAGATGATCCGGCAGACGATCGCCGAGTACCGTGCGCAGCGCATCTCGGAATTGGAGTACCTGGAGCGGATGAAGGAATTTCAGCAGCAGGCGCTTGACCGTCAGACCGATGACACTCCTCCCCCGTTGCGCGACCATGCCGTGGCGCAAACCTTTTTCCGGGAATTCGGGGTCAGTTTCGAGGGACGGTTCACCGATGCAAGCATCAAGGAAAAGGCGATGGTCGCACTCGCCTTGGCGATCGATCAGATCATTCAGGCGCATCTCGTGGTGGACTGGAAACGCAACGACGACGTGCAAAAGCGCATGGTCTTCGAAATCGGCGAATACCTGATTGATCAGGTGCGGACCGCCTACGGCGTGAAGATGAGTTATGAAGAGATTGATGGATTTGCGGAACGCTGTGTGGAGATTGCAAAACACCGGTATTGGAGAAAGAGATTAGTGAAAAGTGAAAAGTTGCCTGCGTTTCTTTGCTTGACTTTGCGAACCTTTGCGCTCTTTGCGACTTTGCGGTTAATCGGGGGCGGGGGACAGGGAATAGTGATCAGTGAAAAGTGA